The genomic interval CCGTCGAGGGCGTGCGCCGCCGGGAGCCGGACGCCGTGGTCGAGTACTTCTCCGCCGCCCTGTACTCCTCGACGGCCTGGCCCGAAGGATTCCCGCGCCAGGTGGCCGCGGCCTACGACCCGGCCGCGGGGCAGCTCGTCCTGGACTGGGAACTGCCCGCCTACGACGTGGTGCCGGAGACCAAGGCCGTCCGGTACATGCCGAGCGTGGACCAGGACAAGGAGACGCCCCGCCCGGCGGGCCAGCGGCGTGCGCTGTACAAGGAGGTCCTGGCCCAGTGCATGCTGCTCGTGCTGCACGAGCTGTTCGCCGCGGACGAGCAGGGTGCGCTGGAGTCGGTGGCCCTCAACGGGTTCGTCGACGGGCACGACCCCACGACGGGCCGGCCGGGGCAGATCGTCCTCGCCACCGTCATGGCCGAGCGCGCCGCGTTCCAGGAGCTGCACCTGGTCCAGGTGGACCCGGAGAGCTGCTTCGCCGACGCGCTGCGCGGTCAGGTCTCGGCACGCCCCGACCAGCTCGCGGCCGTACGGCCGGCCCGTCGGCCGCAGGACGTCGGCAACCGGGTCGTCGCCCACGGCGACGACGAGGACCCGGACCTGTTCGCGATGGACCCGCTCGCCTTCGAGAATTTGGTCGCCGACCTCTTCCGCGCCATGGGCATGCAGGCGGTCACCACCCGGCGCTCCCACGACGGGGGCGTGGACGTCGACGCCCTGGACCCCACCCCGATCCGGGGCGGCAAGATCGTCGTCCAGGTGAAGCGCTACCGGAACACCGTGCCGCCGACCGCCGTGCGCGACCTCTACGGCACCGTGCAGGACGCCGGCGCCAACAAGGGCGTCCTCGTGACGACGTCCGGCTTCGGCCCCGGCTCGCACACCTTCGCCAACGGCAAGCCGCTGGAGCTCATCCCGGGCCCCGAGCTCGTCGACCTGCTCCACCGGCACGGTCTGCGGGGGCGGCTGGGGGACGGGAGAACGGGCACGGCCCGCCCGGCGGACCCGGACGACGACCGGCTGCCCGACGACTACAACGTCCTGGGCATGAGCTGGTCCGGCAGCGTCGCCCTGGACGTGTGCGCCCTCGTCTGCCGCGGCGGCCGGGTGCTCGGCGACGACCACTTCGTCTTCTTCAACAACCCGGGGACGCCGGACGGCGCGGTGCGCGCCCTCCCCGCCACCGCACCCGACAAGGCCGCGATCCGCGTCGCCTTCGACGCGCTGCCCGACGAGGCCGACCGCTTCGTGCTCGTGGCCGCCGTCGACCCGGAGGTGAACCCCCACGCCGACCTCGCGGGCTTCACCGACGCCCGCATCCGCCTGCTCGACCCGGGGCTGACCGAACTGGGCCGGCTCGAGGTGTCCGACGGCCGGGCGGGGGAGACGGCCCTGGTCCTCGGCTCGTTCCGCCGCCGGGCCAACGGCGACTGGGACTTCGTCCTGGGCGGCAAGGGCTACCGGGGCGGCCTGGAGGAACTGGTGCAGGACTTCGGCATCGAGGTGCGGTAGGCCACGCGGCGTGCGGCGCGGCACGGCGGCCGTGCACCCCGCCCTGCCGCTCGCCCTGCTGTTGCGCGCCTGCGACGCTCCGGAGACCGCCGCCTCGGCCCTGCGCAACCCGAGCCTCCCGCCGGAGGCCGTGCACGAGCGGCTGGACGCCCTGGGCGTACCCCGCTGAGGCCCCCGGGCGCGCCCCGCCGGGTCAGGGCGTCGTCTCGCCCCGGACGAGGGGGTAGCAGACCGGCTGGACGCCCTCGGGGAGGGCGTCCGGTTCGCACCAGCGGGCCTCGAGGATCTCGAAGGGGTCCAGGCGCAGCTCGCCGCCGAGCAGGCGGGCCTCGAAGGCCACCTCCATACGGGTGCGCAGGCCGCTGTTCAGCATGACCAGGCGGCCGGCCTCCACGTCGAGGCCGGTCTCCTCCTTGACCTCGCGCACCACGGTCGCCCGGAAGTCCTCGCCCTTGCGCGCGAAACCGCTCGGCAGGCCCCACTGGCGGCCGGGCGGCCACATCCGGTGCCGGAGCAGCAGCACCCGCCCCTCGTCGTCGCGCACCACACCCGTCACGCCGACCACGAACTTGGCGTGCAGCAGCCACATGATGCGGCTCTGCAGCGGGCGCAGGAGTCGCCAGACACGGACCAGGAGTCGTCGCACGGGGCCTCGGCTGATAGGGGGAGCGGACGGGGTGTCACCAGGGGGAACCGTACCGGGTGGGACGTCCGCACCGTGGACGGAGTTGACCCGGACGGGACACGGGCCGCATCGTCAGGCATATAAACGCTTCACGGTACTGACGTAGTCCAATACGCTGGACCCGTGAGTCCATCAAGGTGCACACTCGGTGCAGTCGTGCATCACCTCTCGCGTCTCCTACCTCCCTGGAAGGCACCGTGACCACCCCCAGCGCCGCCACCCCGTCCACCGCATCCGGGCAGAGCCGCGGTCCCGCCCCCGCGCAGGCCGGCGCCCCGGGCGGCCGCCGGGGCGCCCTGGGACCGGTCGGGCTGGTGCTGGCCGGCGGCATCTCGGTGCAGTTCGGCGGGGCGCTCGCGGTGACGCTGATGCCGCGCGCCGGCGCGCTCGGGGTGGTCACCCTGCGGCTGCTGGTCGCGGCGCTGGTGCTGATGGTGGTGTGCCGGCCGCGGCTGCGCGGGCACTCGCGGACCGACTGGGGCACGGTGATCGCCTTCGGCCTCGCGATGGCGGCGATGAACGGCCTCTTCTACCAGTCCGTCGCCCGCATCCCGCTCGGCCCCGCGGTCACCCTGGAGGTCCTGGGGCCGCTCGCCCTCTCCGTGCTGGCCTCCCGGCGCGCGGTCAACCTCGTGTGGGCCGCGCTCGCCCTCGCCGGCGTGTTCCTCCTCGGCGGCGGAGGCTTCAGCGGCCTCGACCCGCTGGGCGTCGCCTTCGCGCTGGGCGCCGGGGCGATGTGGGCGGCGTACATCGTCTTCAGCGCGCGCACCGGGCGCCGCTTCCCGCAGGCGGACGGGCTGGCCCTCGCCATGGCGGTGGCGGCGGTGCTGTTCCTGCCGCTGGGCGTCCTGGAGTCCGGCACCAAGCTGCTCGACCCGACGACGTTCGCGCTGGGCGCGGCGGTCGCGGTGCTGTCGTCCGTCCTGCCCTACACCCTCGAACTCCTCGCGCTGCGACGGCTGCCCGCGTCGACGTTCGCGATCCTGATGAGCCTGGAACCGGCCCTCGCGGCCGCCGCCGGCTTCCTCGTCCTCGACCAGGCCCTCGCCGCGACGGAGGCCGCCGCCATCGCCCTGGTCATCGCGGCGAGCATGGGCGCGGTGCGCACGCAGGTGGGGCGGGGGAGGAACGGGAAGACCGCGGGCGGCTCCTGAGGCGGGCGCGGCGTCGCCCGCCGCGCGGCCGGGTAGGGTACGGGCACGCACAGGGGGGAGCGGCATGCTGGCGGGGGCGTTGGGCGATCTCGTGCTGGGGCTGCTCGCCAGTTGTCTGAGCGGCCTGGCGGTGTGGCTGTGGCAGCGCGGCAGGCACAACCGGGACCTGCGGCTGCGGATGCGCGTGGTCGGCGCCCGTCCCGGCGACACGTGCCTGATCGTGATGAACAACAAGTACGGCGCTCCGGGCACCACGCACCACCATGACGTCCAGGCGATGATCGAGGCGGCCGTTCTCAGCCACAGCCTGGAGTGCGAGGTCGAGGTCGTCCGCAGCGACGACTTCCGGGGGAGCAACGGGAACAAGCCCGAGTTCTGCATCGGAGGCCCGCTCGGGTCGAACGCCCGGAGCGCGGGTCATGTCGCGCACACCCTGCCCGGCGTCACGTTCCACCCCTACACCCACCCGGAGCACCCGCTGGCGTTCGAGGCGGGCGGGGTGCTCCACCGCCGGGACAGCGGCAACGAGGAGTACGTCCTTCTCGCCAAGTTCACCGCTCCCGGCGGCGAGCGTCCCGTCATCCTGGTCTGCGGGCAGACCGCCCTCACCAACCACGCCGCCCTCCACTTCCTCCGCCGTTCGTACCGCCGGATAGCGGACACGGTCGCCTCCACCGACCGCTTCTGCCTGCTGCTGAAGGTGCCCTCGATCCGCACCTACGGCCACCAGGGCGTCGTCCTGGAACGTGACCTCACCGACGTCGCCTTCACGCCCGGGGCGTGAGCCCGGAGCCCACCGCCACCGCCCGTCGCTCGGGGGCGAGGACGAACAGCATCCTGATGCCGGCCGATCCACTGCCGCGTGGACGTGACTCCCGCGTGCTGCGGCAGCGGCCCCTCCCGGTCGCGTCGGCCGTCGGACGCCGCAGCGCCGGACCCGCCTCCTGGAGCCGCTCCAGGGCGGCTGTGACGCGCAGGTGGCTCTCGGGGTCCTCCTCGGCGAGCGTCTCGATCCGGTCCAGCACGTCCCTCGGCGGCGATCTGCCCGTCGAAAAAATCATGCAAGCATGCTTGCTTGTTTCTCGCCCCCCTGCGATGCTCCCCCCGTCCGCCCGCACGCCGCCGTGTCCGTGCCCCGAGGGGAGCGCCTCGTG from Streptomyces sp. DH-12 carries:
- a CDS encoding restriction endonuclease encodes the protein MSRRSTGFVGVWAEMQRQQQRQQEADARRRRQEEQRARAHQRRVERDHREYRKAEALRRTEELDARVASLRALLASGCQAPPFRAAALLRPETVQPFAPGPLAQPVPMPDARDYQPQGGGWTANRRAQAQAEARARFERDWHAAQAAEAQRQRQLAAYQRQYQEWADARLAEVRRHNAGVAATVEGVRRREPDAVVEYFSAALYSSTAWPEGFPRQVAAAYDPAAGQLVLDWELPAYDVVPETKAVRYMPSVDQDKETPRPAGQRRALYKEVLAQCMLLVLHELFAADEQGALESVALNGFVDGHDPTTGRPGQIVLATVMAERAAFQELHLVQVDPESCFADALRGQVSARPDQLAAVRPARRPQDVGNRVVAHGDDEDPDLFAMDPLAFENLVADLFRAMGMQAVTTRRSHDGGVDVDALDPTPIRGGKIVVQVKRYRNTVPPTAVRDLYGTVQDAGANKGVLVTTSGFGPGSHTFANGKPLELIPGPELVDLLHRHGLRGRLGDGRTGTARPADPDDDRLPDDYNVLGMSWSGSVALDVCALVCRGGRVLGDDHFVFFNNPGTPDGAVRALPATAPDKAAIRVAFDALPDEADRFVLVAAVDPEVNPHADLAGFTDARIRLLDPGLTELGRLEVSDGRAGETALVLGSFRRRANGDWDFVLGGKGYRGGLEELVQDFGIEVR
- a CDS encoding NUDIX domain-containing protein, with the translated sequence MRRLLVRVWRLLRPLQSRIMWLLHAKFVVGVTGVVRDDEGRVLLLRHRMWPPGRQWGLPSGFARKGEDFRATVVREVKEETGLDVEAGRLVMLNSGLRTRMEVAFEARLLGGELRLDPFEILEARWCEPDALPEGVQPVCYPLVRGETTP
- a CDS encoding EamA family transporter, whose translation is MTTPSAATPSTASGQSRGPAPAQAGAPGGRRGALGPVGLVLAGGISVQFGGALAVTLMPRAGALGVVTLRLLVAALVLMVVCRPRLRGHSRTDWGTVIAFGLAMAAMNGLFYQSVARIPLGPAVTLEVLGPLALSVLASRRAVNLVWAALALAGVFLLGGGGFSGLDPLGVAFALGAGAMWAAYIVFSARTGRRFPQADGLALAMAVAAVLFLPLGVLESGTKLLDPTTFALGAAVAVLSSVLPYTLELLALRRLPASTFAILMSLEPALAAAAGFLVLDQALAATEAAAIALVIAASMGAVRTQVGRGRNGKTAGGS
- a CDS encoding type II toxin-antitoxin system RelE/ParE family toxin → MIFSTGRSPPRDVLDRIETLAEEDPESHLRVTAALERLQEAGPALRRPTADATGRGRCRSTRESRPRGSGSAGIRMLFVLAPERRAVAVGSGLTPRA